The following coding sequences lie in one Mycobacterium sp. DL440 genomic window:
- the mshB gene encoding N-acetyl-1-D-myo-inositol-2-amino-2-deoxy-alpha-D-glucopyranoside deacetylase gives MPSETPRLLFVHAHPDDETLTTGATMAHYAARGADVRVVTCTLGEEGEVIGDRYARLAVDHADQLGGYRISELTEALSALGIGPPQFLGGPGRWRDSGMEGSPARKQQRFVDADFDEAVRELVRIIEDLRPHVVVTYDPDGGYGHPDHKQAHRVTTAAVAAAGWAVPKFYWTVMASSAMRAGLQGLQDVPADWIRIDVGDVPFGYADDQIDAVVDATAQLPAKVAAMRAHATQVTVGADGGGFALSNNLALPILGEEHYVLVSGNAGERDERGWETDLLAGLNLQ, from the coding sequence ATGCCCAGCGAAACGCCCCGCCTGTTGTTCGTTCACGCCCATCCGGACGACGAAACCCTCACCACCGGTGCCACGATGGCGCACTACGCGGCGCGCGGTGCCGACGTCCGTGTGGTGACGTGCACCCTCGGAGAGGAGGGGGAGGTCATCGGCGACCGCTACGCCCGGTTGGCCGTCGACCACGCCGATCAACTCGGCGGTTACCGGATCAGCGAGCTGACCGAAGCCCTGAGCGCGCTCGGTATCGGCCCACCGCAATTCCTCGGCGGCCCCGGCCGATGGCGGGACTCGGGCATGGAGGGTTCACCGGCGCGCAAGCAACAGCGCTTCGTCGACGCCGATTTCGATGAAGCGGTGCGCGAACTCGTGCGCATCATCGAGGATCTGCGACCGCACGTCGTCGTCACCTACGACCCCGACGGCGGGTACGGACACCCCGACCACAAACAAGCCCACCGCGTCACCACCGCGGCCGTCGCGGCCGCCGGATGGGCTGTGCCCAAGTTCTATTGGACGGTCATGGCCAGCAGCGCGATGCGGGCCGGCCTCCAGGGCCTGCAGGACGTGCCGGCGGACTGGATCCGGATCGATGTCGGGGACGTTCCGTTCGGGTACGCCGACGACCAGATCGATGCTGTCGTCGACGCCACCGCCCAGTTGCCCGCCAAGGTCGCCGCGATGCGCGCGCACGCCACGCAGGTCACCGTCGGTGCCGACGGGGGTGGATTCGCGCTGTCCAACAACCTCGCCCTGCCGATCCTCGGTGAGGAGCACTACGTGCTGGTGTCGGGCAATGCGGGGGAGCGCGACGAGCGTGGGTGGGAAACCGACCTGCTGGCCGGACTGAATCTGCAATAG
- a CDS encoding ABC transporter family substrate-binding protein translates to MRRSEGAEAVDTLSGVPTPLRRARLTIGALISVPALLFSGCTVSPPPAPQSTETTETTPPPPMKATQVIMAIDSIGPGFNPHLLSDQSPVNAAVASMVLPSSFRPVPDPKSLTGSHWELDPTLLESAEVTNQNPFTVTYKIRPEAQWTDNAPIAADDYWYLWRQMVSQPGVVDPAGYDLITGVQSVEGGKQAVVTFSEPYPAWRELFNDILPAHIVKDVPGGFGAGLARAMPVTGGQFRVESIDPQRDEILLARNDRYWSVPAKPDLVLFRRGGAPAALADSIRNGDTQVAQVHGGAATFAQLSAIPDVRTARIVTPRVMQMTLRGGQPNLAEAQVRKAILGLIDVDLLASVGAGDDNTVTLAQAQVRSPSDPGYVPTAPPAMSREAALDLLRGAGYQIEPVAEPPAAGAPPAPDNGRQRITKDGTALALVLGVASNDPTSVAVANTAADQLRNVGIDASVLALDPVALYGDALTNNRIDAVIGWHQAGGDLATSLASRYGCRALEATSVSTAVPGIAPSPSPKSTTTAAPSAPGTTPTPTQPIPAPESGELVQAPSNITGICDHTIQPKIDAALDGSQNVAEVIQAVEPRLWNMSTVLPILQDTTIVAAGPSVQNVSLTGAVPVGIVGDAGGWTKGR, encoded by the coding sequence ATGCGCCGGTCCGAGGGCGCGGAGGCGGTCGATACGCTGAGTGGCGTGCCGACACCCCTCCGCCGCGCCCGCCTGACGATCGGGGCGCTCATATCGGTGCCGGCGCTCCTGTTCAGCGGCTGCACGGTCAGCCCGCCGCCGGCTCCGCAGAGCACCGAGACGACTGAGACGACGCCGCCGCCCCCGATGAAGGCGACGCAGGTCATCATGGCCATCGATTCCATCGGCCCGGGGTTCAACCCGCACCTGCTGTCGGACCAGTCTCCGGTGAACGCGGCGGTCGCCTCGATGGTGCTGCCGAGTTCGTTCCGGCCGGTCCCCGACCCGAAGTCTCTGACGGGTTCGCACTGGGAGCTCGATCCGACTCTGCTCGAATCGGCCGAGGTGACCAACCAGAACCCATTCACGGTCACCTACAAGATCCGTCCGGAAGCGCAATGGACCGACAACGCGCCCATCGCCGCCGATGACTACTGGTATCTGTGGCGCCAGATGGTCAGCCAGCCGGGCGTCGTCGACCCGGCAGGTTATGACCTGATCACCGGTGTGCAATCGGTGGAGGGCGGCAAGCAGGCGGTGGTCACTTTCTCCGAGCCCTATCCGGCGTGGCGGGAACTGTTCAACGATATCCTCCCGGCCCACATCGTCAAAGATGTCCCCGGTGGCTTCGGCGCCGGCCTGGCTCGGGCGATGCCGGTAACCGGTGGCCAGTTCCGGGTGGAAAGTATTGACCCACAACGCGATGAGATCCTGCTGGCGCGCAATGACCGGTACTGGAGTGTGCCGGCCAAGCCCGACCTGGTGTTGTTCCGCCGGGGTGGGGCGCCGGCGGCGCTCGCCGACTCGATCCGCAACGGCGACACGCAGGTGGCCCAGGTACACGGTGGCGCAGCCACTTTCGCGCAGCTGAGTGCCATTCCGGATGTTCGAACCGCCAGGATCGTGACCCCGCGGGTGATGCAGATGACCCTGCGCGGCGGGCAGCCCAACCTGGCGGAAGCACAAGTGCGCAAGGCGATCTTGGGGTTGATCGATGTCGACCTGCTGGCCTCGGTGGGAGCGGGCGATGACAACACCGTGACGCTGGCGCAGGCCCAGGTGCGCTCTCCATCGGATCCCGGCTACGTCCCTACCGCACCGCCGGCGATGTCGCGGGAGGCCGCGCTGGATCTATTGCGCGGAGCCGGCTATCAGATCGAGCCGGTGGCCGAGCCGCCGGCGGCAGGCGCACCCCCGGCACCGGACAACGGCAGGCAGCGCATCACCAAGGATGGCACCGCGCTGGCGCTGGTGCTCGGTGTGGCATCCAACGATCCGACTTCGGTGGCCGTAGCCAACACCGCGGCCGATCAACTGCGCAACGTCGGTATCGACGCCTCGGTGCTGGCCCTGGATCCGGTTGCGCTCTACGGCGATGCGTTGACCAACAACCGCATCGACGCCGTCATCGGATGGCATCAGGCCGGAGGAGACCTCGCCACCAGCCTCGCCTCGCGCTACGGCTGCCGGGCGTTGGAAGCGACCTCCGTTTCGACTGCCGTTCCCGGCATCGCGCCGTCGCCGTCACCGAAGTCCACCACTACCGCCGCGCCCTCAGCGCCGGGCACCACGCCGACACCCACTCAGCCCATTCCGGCTCCGGAGTCGGGCGAGCTGGTGCAGGCGCCCAGCAATATCACCGGGATCTGTGATCACACCATCCAGCCGAAAATCGATGCAGCACTGGATGGTTCGCAGAATGTTGCCGAGGTGATCCAGGCCGTCGAGCCCCGGCTGTGGAACATGTCGACGGTTCTTCCGATCCTGCAGGACACGACGATCGTCGCCGCCGGGCCGAGTGTGCAGAACGTCAGCCTGACCGGTGCCGTGCCCGTCGGTATCGTCGGCGACGCCGGCGGCTGGACGAAGGGCCGGTAG
- the typA gene encoding translational GTPase TypA: protein MDSRPSFRNVAIVAHVDHGKTTLVDAMLRQSGALTHRGDDAVERLMDSGDLEKEKGITILAKNTAVHRHHADGSMTVINVIDTPGHADFGGEVERGLSMVDGVVLLVDASEGPLPQTRFVLRKALAAHLPVLLVVNKTDRPDARIAEVVEESHDLLLDVASDLDDEAQAAAEKALDLPTLYASGRAGIASTTQPANGENPDGENLDPLFDVLLEHIPPPQGDPEAPLQALVTNLDASAFLGRLALIRIYKGRIRKGQQVAWMREVDGHPVITNAKITELLVTEGVERTPTDEAVAGDIVAVAGMPEIMIGDTLADTEHAHALPRITVDEPAISVTVGTNTSPLAGKVSGHKLTARMVKNRLDAELVGNVSIKVVDIGRPDAWEVQGRGELALAVLVEQMRREGFELTVGKPQVVTRNIDGKLHEPFEAMTIDCPEEFVGAITQLMAARKGRMEEMANHAAGWVRMDFIVPSRGLIGFRTDFLTLTRGTGIANAVFDGYRPWAGEIRARHTGSLVSDRSGSITPFAMIQLADRGQFFVEPGEDTYEGQVVGINPRAEDLDVNVTREKKLTNMRSSTADVMETLARPLELGLEQAMEFCAEDECVEVTPEVVRVRKVELTASLRARAKARAKARG, encoded by the coding sequence GTGGATTCACGCCCGAGCTTTCGCAATGTCGCCATCGTCGCCCACGTCGACCACGGCAAGACGACCCTAGTCGACGCGATGCTTCGGCAGTCGGGTGCCTTGACGCACCGCGGCGACGACGCAGTCGAGCGCCTGATGGACTCCGGTGACCTGGAGAAGGAAAAGGGCATCACCATCCTGGCCAAGAACACCGCGGTGCACCGGCACCACGCGGACGGATCGATGACGGTGATCAATGTCATCGACACGCCTGGTCACGCCGATTTCGGTGGCGAGGTGGAACGTGGCCTGTCCATGGTCGACGGCGTGGTGCTGCTGGTGGACGCCTCGGAGGGGCCGCTCCCTCAGACCCGGTTCGTGCTGCGCAAGGCGCTGGCCGCACACCTGCCCGTGCTCCTGGTGGTCAACAAGACCGACCGGCCCGACGCGCGCATCGCCGAGGTGGTCGAGGAAAGCCACGACCTGCTGCTCGATGTCGCCTCCGATCTTGACGACGAGGCCCAGGCTGCCGCCGAGAAGGCGCTGGACCTTCCCACGCTGTACGCGTCGGGGCGTGCCGGCATCGCGTCCACGACGCAGCCCGCCAACGGCGAGAACCCCGACGGTGAAAATCTCGACCCGCTTTTCGATGTGCTGCTCGAGCACATCCCGCCGCCGCAGGGTGATCCGGAGGCCCCGCTGCAGGCACTCGTGACCAACCTCGACGCCTCGGCCTTCCTCGGTCGTCTCGCGCTGATCCGCATCTACAAGGGCCGGATCCGCAAGGGGCAGCAGGTCGCCTGGATGCGCGAGGTCGACGGCCATCCCGTCATCACCAACGCCAAGATCACCGAGCTGCTGGTCACCGAGGGCGTTGAACGCACGCCCACCGACGAGGCCGTCGCCGGTGACATCGTGGCCGTCGCAGGCATGCCCGAGATCATGATCGGCGACACCCTGGCCGACACCGAGCATGCCCACGCGCTGCCCCGCATCACCGTCGACGAGCCGGCTATCTCGGTGACTGTCGGCACGAACACCTCGCCGCTGGCCGGCAAGGTCTCCGGCCACAAGCTGACCGCCCGGATGGTGAAGAACCGTCTCGATGCAGAGCTGGTCGGCAATGTGTCGATCAAGGTCGTCGACATCGGTCGTCCCGACGCCTGGGAGGTCCAGGGCCGAGGCGAGCTGGCGCTGGCCGTTCTGGTCGAGCAGATGCGCCGCGAAGGGTTCGAACTGACTGTCGGCAAGCCGCAGGTGGTCACCCGGAACATCGACGGCAAACTGCACGAGCCGTTCGAGGCGATGACCATCGACTGCCCGGAAGAGTTCGTCGGCGCCATCACCCAGCTGATGGCCGCCCGCAAGGGCCGCATGGAGGAGATGGCCAACCACGCTGCCGGGTGGGTGCGGATGGACTTCATCGTGCCCAGCCGCGGACTGATCGGCTTCCGCACCGACTTCCTGACCCTGACGCGCGGTACCGGCATCGCCAACGCCGTGTTCGACGGCTACCGACCGTGGGCCGGCGAGATCCGGGCCCGCCACACCGGTTCGCTGGTATCGGACCGGTCCGGCTCGATCACCCCGTTCGCGATGATCCAACTGGCCGACCGTGGACAGTTCTTCGTTGAGCCGGGCGAGGACACCTACGAGGGTCAGGTGGTCGGCATCAATCCGCGCGCCGAGGACCTCGACGTCAACGTCACCCGCGAGAAGAAGCTGACAAACATGCGGTCGTCGACGGCCGATGTCATGGAGACGCTGGCGCGTCCGCTCGAGTTGGGTCTGGAGCAGGCCATGGAGTTCTGCGCTGAGGACGAGTGCGTCGAGGTGACGCCAGAGGTCGTCCGCGTGCGCAAGGTCGAACTCACCGCGTCGCTGCGGGCTCGGGCGAAGGCTCGGGCCAAGGCGCGCGGATAA
- a CDS encoding pyridoxamine 5'-phosphate oxidase family protein: protein MKGSEVGVLTRRQCLDLLEGVRVGRLVFTEDALPAVQPVNFRVWHDDVVIRVAGGPKLIAATDHQVVAFEADELDADLRTGWSVTIVGHAEHITDVDEQVEVAGTFVQPWAEGRRDHFVRIRSEKVTGRQLRNHAMPHYTGMGES from the coding sequence ATGAAGGGATCTGAAGTCGGCGTTCTCACCCGCAGGCAGTGCCTGGATCTGTTGGAGGGGGTACGCGTCGGCAGGTTGGTGTTCACCGAGGATGCATTGCCTGCCGTGCAGCCCGTGAACTTCCGGGTGTGGCATGACGATGTGGTGATCCGGGTGGCCGGTGGGCCCAAGCTGATCGCTGCGACCGATCACCAGGTGGTGGCGTTCGAAGCCGACGAACTAGACGCCGATCTACGCACCGGCTGGAGCGTGACCATCGTCGGGCATGCCGAGCACATCACCGACGTGGACGAACAGGTGGAGGTCGCCGGGACGTTCGTCCAGCCGTGGGCTGAGGGGCGCCGCGATCATTTCGTGCGGATACGGTCCGAGAAAGTCACCGGGCGTCAGCTCCGGAACCATGCGATGCCGCACTACACGGGTATGGGCGAGAGTTAG
- the narI gene encoding respiratory nitrate reductase subunit gamma: MSGWEIFWDVVPYVTLAAVGIGTWWRYRYDKFGWTTRSSQLYESRLLRIASPMFHFGMLVVFIGHVVGLFIPESWMDLVMSDHVYHLQAVILGGIAGIAALVGIALLIYRRRVTGPVFMATTVNDKTMYVVLVAAMVAGFACTAIGATPEGAEHDYRETVSPWFRSIWIFQPRGDLMVQAPVYFHIHVMIALALFCLWPFTRLVHVFSAPIGYLFRPYIVYRSRDVAERGELVGSQPHRRGW, translated from the coding sequence ATGTCGGGCTGGGAGATCTTCTGGGACGTGGTGCCGTACGTGACGCTCGCGGCGGTGGGCATCGGCACCTGGTGGCGTTACCGCTACGACAAATTCGGCTGGACCACACGGTCATCGCAGCTCTACGAGTCGCGGCTGCTGCGGATCGCCAGCCCGATGTTCCACTTCGGCATGCTTGTGGTGTTCATCGGACACGTCGTCGGCCTGTTCATCCCTGAATCGTGGATGGACCTGGTGATGAGCGACCACGTCTATCACCTGCAGGCGGTGATCCTCGGCGGCATCGCCGGCATCGCGGCCCTGGTCGGCATCGCGCTGCTCATCTACCGGCGCCGGGTCACCGGCCCGGTCTTCATGGCCACCACCGTCAACGACAAGACGATGTACGTGGTCCTGGTGGCCGCGATGGTGGCCGGCTTCGCCTGTACGGCGATCGGCGCCACCCCGGAGGGTGCCGAGCACGACTACCGCGAAACGGTGTCGCCGTGGTTCCGCTCGATCTGGATCTTCCAGCCCCGCGGGGACCTGATGGTCCAGGCGCCGGTGTACTTCCACATCCACGTGATGATCGCTCTTGCGCTGTTCTGCCTGTGGCCCTTCACCCGGTTGGTGCACGTGTTCAGTGCCCCGATCGGCTACCTGTTCCGGCCCTACATCGTCTACCGCAGCCGTGATGTCGCCGAACGTGGCGAGCTGGTGGGATCGCAGCCGCACCGGCGCGGTTGGTGA
- the narJ gene encoding nitrate reductase molybdenum cofactor assembly chaperone, translating into MKRRNRTRDNTMQDRLVWQAASLMLAYPGDGHADRLQAAARLLDHVTGEPRALLGETVVGLSLRPAMELQQEYVETFDLQKRCTMLLTYWTSGDTRNRGADMVEFTQAYRAAGVEMPKGEAPDHLPVVLEFAATVAPDAGRRLLAKYRVPIGVVARALADRGSPYSPVVAAVAATLPALASVDDVAQLMMAGPPAESVGLQPFQLTVPPRRVQEGV; encoded by the coding sequence ATGAAGCGTCGCAACCGAACCCGTGACAACACGATGCAGGACCGCCTGGTGTGGCAGGCGGCGTCTCTGATGCTCGCCTACCCGGGCGACGGCCATGCCGACCGGCTGCAGGCCGCGGCCCGCCTGCTGGATCACGTCACCGGTGAGCCCAGGGCGCTGCTCGGCGAAACCGTTGTCGGGCTGAGCCTTCGACCGGCCATGGAGCTACAGCAGGAGTATGTCGAGACCTTCGACCTGCAGAAGCGCTGCACCATGCTCCTGACGTACTGGACGTCCGGGGATACCCGAAACCGCGGCGCGGACATGGTCGAGTTCACCCAGGCCTACCGGGCCGCGGGGGTTGAAATGCCGAAAGGTGAGGCGCCCGATCATCTTCCGGTGGTGCTGGAGTTCGCCGCCACGGTCGCGCCCGATGCGGGCCGGCGGCTGCTCGCCAAGTACCGGGTACCGATCGGTGTGGTTGCGCGAGCGCTAGCCGACCGGGGCTCGCCATACTCACCGGTCGTCGCTGCGGTAGCTGCAACGCTTCCGGCCCTGGCCTCGGTCGACGACGTGGCACAACTCATGATGGCCGGGCCGCCGGCTGAATCCGTTGGACTGCAACCTTTTCAACTGACCGTGCCGCCGCGTCGGGTTCAGGAGGGAGTCTGA
- the narH gene encoding nitrate reductase subunit beta: protein MKVMAQMAMVMNLDKCIGCQTCSVTCKQAWTNRAGTEYVWFNNVETRPGQGYPRTYEDQEKWRGGWKLDRRGRLRLRDGGRLAKLARIFANPKLPSIDDYYEPWTYDYENLTSAPLGEHFPTAPPRSLITGKPMKVSWSANWDDDLAGSPEIVPGDPILKQVSEKIKLELEQTFMFYLPRICEHCLNPSCVASCPSGAMYKRSEDGIVLVDQDRCRGWRMCVSGCPYKKVYFNHKTGKAEKCTLCYPRLEVGLPTVCSETCVGRLRYLGLVLYDVDRVLEVASVPDEKDLYEAQRQILLDPTDPEVIAGARAEGISDEWIEAAQRSPVYKLIHTYGVALPLHPEFRTVPMVWYIPPLSPVVDAVSRDGHDGEDVGNLFGALEALRIPIEYLAGLFTAGDTAVVEGVLRRLAAMRSYMRDVNLGRQTQPHIPAAVGMTEEQIYEMYRLLAIAKYEERYVIPTAYSSEAIPGAEEPGCSLSFEGGPGMYESGPFGEASGGPVPVAVETFHALQHRQTSGGMAANAERPSRVNLLNWDGRGVPSGMFPGGDQ, encoded by the coding sequence GTGAAGGTCATGGCCCAGATGGCGATGGTGATGAACCTCGACAAGTGCATCGGGTGTCAGACCTGTTCGGTGACCTGCAAACAAGCCTGGACCAACCGGGCCGGCACCGAATATGTCTGGTTCAACAACGTCGAGACCCGTCCGGGGCAAGGCTATCCGCGCACATATGAGGATCAGGAGAAGTGGCGCGGGGGGTGGAAGCTGGACCGGCGCGGCCGGCTGCGGCTACGCGACGGCGGCCGGCTGGCCAAGCTGGCCAGAATCTTCGCGAACCCCAAACTGCCGTCCATCGACGACTACTACGAGCCGTGGACCTACGACTACGAGAACTTGACGTCGGCACCGCTCGGTGAGCACTTTCCCACCGCGCCGCCGCGCAGCCTGATCACCGGTAAACCGATGAAGGTGTCATGGTCGGCGAACTGGGATGACGATCTGGCGGGCTCACCGGAGATCGTCCCGGGGGACCCGATCCTCAAGCAGGTCAGCGAGAAGATCAAGCTCGAACTCGAGCAGACCTTCATGTTCTACCTGCCCCGGATCTGCGAGCACTGCCTGAACCCGTCCTGTGTGGCGTCCTGCCCGTCCGGGGCCATGTACAAACGGTCCGAGGACGGCATCGTCCTGGTCGACCAGGACCGCTGCCGCGGTTGGCGCATGTGCGTATCCGGATGCCCTTACAAGAAGGTGTATTTCAACCACAAGACCGGCAAGGCCGAGAAGTGCACACTGTGCTATCCGCGCCTCGAGGTCGGGCTGCCCACGGTGTGCTCTGAAACGTGCGTCGGCCGATTGCGCTACCTCGGGCTGGTGCTCTACGACGTCGACCGCGTGCTGGAGGTTGCGTCGGTGCCCGACGAGAAAGACCTCTACGAGGCGCAGCGGCAGATCCTGCTCGACCCAACCGACCCGGAGGTGATCGCCGGGGCCCGGGCCGAGGGCATCTCCGACGAGTGGATCGAGGCCGCGCAGCGTTCACCGGTCTACAAGCTCATCCACACCTACGGCGTTGCACTGCCGTTGCATCCGGAGTTCCGGACGGTGCCGATGGTGTGGTACATCCCGCCGCTGTCGCCGGTGGTCGACGCGGTCAGCCGGGACGGGCACGACGGCGAGGACGTCGGCAATCTCTTCGGGGCGCTGGAAGCATTGCGCATCCCGATCGAGTATCTGGCCGGATTGTTCACGGCGGGGGACACCGCGGTTGTCGAAGGAGTATTGCGTCGGCTGGCGGCGATGCGGTCCTACATGCGCGACGTCAATCTCGGTCGTCAGACCCAGCCGCACATTCCGGCCGCGGTCGGGATGACCGAGGAGCAGATCTATGAGATGTACCGGCTGCTGGCCATCGCGAAATATGAGGAGCGCTACGTCATTCCGACGGCTTACAGCTCGGAGGCGATACCCGGCGCGGAGGAGCCCGGTTGCTCGCTGTCCTTCGAGGGCGGGCCAGGGATGTACGAGTCCGGCCCGTTCGGTGAGGCCAGCGGTGGGCCGGTCCCGGTGGCGGTGGAGACGTTCCACGCGCTACAACACCGGCAGACCAGCGGGGGCATGGCCGCCAATGCTGAACGGCCGTCGCGGGTCAACCTACTCAACTGGGACGGCAGGGGAGTACCGTCGGGAATGTTCCCGGGAGGTGATCAGTGA